One window of Salminus brasiliensis chromosome 16, fSalBra1.hap2, whole genome shotgun sequence genomic DNA carries:
- the LOC140537002 gene encoding prenylcysteine oxidase 1-like isoform X1: MSLSNLSVKALLVLGICLVGRRSLASASEPPKKIAVIGAGIGGSSAAYFLRQEFGPSVKIDVYEAGTVGGRTATENVKGHDYEIGAAVIHPLNLHLKHFVETLGLSPRAEVKTKMAIFNGKELTFEESDWFIVNFIRMLWRYGFNSFRKPGWVEGILGKFMSIYQYQKLGYSFSSVEQLLHAVDADKLLNQTLEEAMLADGFSQVFINDIVTPNTRINFGLNAGLNAFVGVVSLADGTSGLWTVEGGNKRMSAGLLELSKAELIQARVISLKTSPSKSGAAANLYEVNYVGDSGSSHSLYDIVIIATPLHKGLSDISFSGFSPPIPSHFPGNFQQIVNTLVLGKLNMSYLGTDQKASDFLMSDILTTDNKALPFNSLASVGPVKVPQGYALPPASESKVWKMFSARPLSEEALGAIFESREGVWVKPWLAYPSYTPPLRRTPPFVLHDRLFYVNAIEWAASCMEMSAVSARNVALLAYNRWHGQTHKIDQEDLHTRLRGEL, from the exons ATGTCTCTGAGTAATCTGTCAGTCAAAGCCCTTCTGGTCCTCGGGATCTGCCTGGTCGGACGGAGGAGCCTGGCCTCGGCCTCCGAGCCGCCTAAGAAAATCG CCGTCATCGGAGCTGGAATCGGAGGATCATCAGCCGCGTATTTCCTCAGGCAGGAGTTCGGGCCGTCCGTCAAGATTGATGTATACGAGGCAGGAACTGTCGGAGGACGCACGGCTACTGAGAACGTTAAGGGACATGATTATGAAATCGGAGCTGCTGTTATACACCCCCTTAATCTGCATTTGAAGCACTTTGTGGAAACACTGG GTTTGTCTCCGCGCGCCGAGGTCAAGACTAAAATGGCCATCTTTAACGGGAAGGAGCTGACCTTCGAGGAGAGCGACTGGTTCATCGTCAACTTCATCCGCATGTTGTGGCGCTATGGCTTTAACTCCTTCCGCAAGCCCGGGTGGGTGGAGGGAATTCTGGGCAAGTTCATGAG TATCTATCAGTACCAGAAGCTTGGGTACTCCTTCTCCAGCGTGGAGCAGCTGCTGCATGCCGTGGATGCGGATAAGCTGCTCAATCAGACGCTGGAGGAGGCCATGCTGGCTGACGGCTTCTCTCAGGTCTTCATCAACGACATCGTGACCCCGAACACACGCATTAACTTTGGCCTGAACGCTGGCCTCAACGCTTTCGTGG GTGTCGTATCCCTGGCCGATGGTACCTCTGGCTTGTGGACAGTGGAAGGAGGCAACAAGCGTATGAGCGCTGGGCTTCTGGAACTCAGCAAGGCTGAACTCATCCAGGCCCGAGTGATTTCTCTGAAGACGAGTCCGTCAAAAAGTG GCGCTGCAGCAAACCTCTACGAAGTGAACTACGTTGGTGACTCTGGCTCCTCCCACTCCCTTTATGACATTGTGATCATAGCCACGCCCCTTCACAAGGGTCTTTCTGACATCAGCTTCTCTGGTTTCTCTCCTCCAATCCCATCTCACTTCCCCGGAAACTTCCAACAGATCGTAAACACGCTGGTCCTGGGCAAGCTCAACATGTCCTACCTGGGGACCGACCAGAAAGCGTCCGACTTTCTCATGTCCGATATTCTGACCACTGATAATAAGGCGCTGCCCTTCAACAGCCTGGCCTCAGTGGGCCCGGTCAAGGTTCCCCAGGGCTATGCCCTGCCACCAGCCAGCGAAAGTAAAGTGTGGAAGATGTTTTCCGCACGCCCGCTGTCCGAGGAGGCGCTGGGGGCTATTTTTGAGTCACGGGAGGGGGTTTGGGTGAAGCCCTGGCTGGCTTACCCCTCCTACACCCCACCTCTGCGTCGCACACCTCCGTTCGTCCTCCACGACCGCTTGTTCTACGTTAACGCCATCGAGTGGGCTGCCAGCTGCATGGAAATGAGCGCCGTCTCCGCCCGCAACGTGGCACTGCTCGCCTACAATCGCTGGCACGGCCAGACCCACAAAATTGACCAGGAGGATCTGCACACCCGCCTCCGTGGAGAGCTGTAG
- the LOC140537002 gene encoding prenylcysteine oxidase 1-like isoform X2, whose amino-acid sequence MSLSNLSVKALLVLGICLVGRRSLASASEPPKKIAVIGAGIGGSSAAYFLRQEFGPSVKIDVYEAGTVGGRTATENVKGHDYEIGAAVIHPLNLHLKHFVETLGLSPRAEVKTKMAIFNGKELTFEESDWFIVNFIRMLWRYGFNSFRKPGWVEGILGKFMSIYQYQKLGYSFSSVEQLLHAVDADKLLNQTLEEAMLADGFSQVFINDIVTPNTRINFGLNAGLNAFVGVVSLADGTSGLWTVEGGNKRMSAGLLELSKAELIQARVISLKTSPSKSAAANLYEVNYVGDSGSSHSLYDIVIIATPLHKGLSDISFSGFSPPIPSHFPGNFQQIVNTLVLGKLNMSYLGTDQKASDFLMSDILTTDNKALPFNSLASVGPVKVPQGYALPPASESKVWKMFSARPLSEEALGAIFESREGVWVKPWLAYPSYTPPLRRTPPFVLHDRLFYVNAIEWAASCMEMSAVSARNVALLAYNRWHGQTHKIDQEDLHTRLRGEL is encoded by the exons ATGTCTCTGAGTAATCTGTCAGTCAAAGCCCTTCTGGTCCTCGGGATCTGCCTGGTCGGACGGAGGAGCCTGGCCTCGGCCTCCGAGCCGCCTAAGAAAATCG CCGTCATCGGAGCTGGAATCGGAGGATCATCAGCCGCGTATTTCCTCAGGCAGGAGTTCGGGCCGTCCGTCAAGATTGATGTATACGAGGCAGGAACTGTCGGAGGACGCACGGCTACTGAGAACGTTAAGGGACATGATTATGAAATCGGAGCTGCTGTTATACACCCCCTTAATCTGCATTTGAAGCACTTTGTGGAAACACTGG GTTTGTCTCCGCGCGCCGAGGTCAAGACTAAAATGGCCATCTTTAACGGGAAGGAGCTGACCTTCGAGGAGAGCGACTGGTTCATCGTCAACTTCATCCGCATGTTGTGGCGCTATGGCTTTAACTCCTTCCGCAAGCCCGGGTGGGTGGAGGGAATTCTGGGCAAGTTCATGAG TATCTATCAGTACCAGAAGCTTGGGTACTCCTTCTCCAGCGTGGAGCAGCTGCTGCATGCCGTGGATGCGGATAAGCTGCTCAATCAGACGCTGGAGGAGGCCATGCTGGCTGACGGCTTCTCTCAGGTCTTCATCAACGACATCGTGACCCCGAACACACGCATTAACTTTGGCCTGAACGCTGGCCTCAACGCTTTCGTGG GTGTCGTATCCCTGGCCGATGGTACCTCTGGCTTGTGGACAGTGGAAGGAGGCAACAAGCGTATGAGCGCTGGGCTTCTGGAACTCAGCAAGGCTGAACTCATCCAGGCCCGAGTGATTTCTCTGAAGACGAGTCCGTCAAAAA GCGCTGCAGCAAACCTCTACGAAGTGAACTACGTTGGTGACTCTGGCTCCTCCCACTCCCTTTATGACATTGTGATCATAGCCACGCCCCTTCACAAGGGTCTTTCTGACATCAGCTTCTCTGGTTTCTCTCCTCCAATCCCATCTCACTTCCCCGGAAACTTCCAACAGATCGTAAACACGCTGGTCCTGGGCAAGCTCAACATGTCCTACCTGGGGACCGACCAGAAAGCGTCCGACTTTCTCATGTCCGATATTCTGACCACTGATAATAAGGCGCTGCCCTTCAACAGCCTGGCCTCAGTGGGCCCGGTCAAGGTTCCCCAGGGCTATGCCCTGCCACCAGCCAGCGAAAGTAAAGTGTGGAAGATGTTTTCCGCACGCCCGCTGTCCGAGGAGGCGCTGGGGGCTATTTTTGAGTCACGGGAGGGGGTTTGGGTGAAGCCCTGGCTGGCTTACCCCTCCTACACCCCACCTCTGCGTCGCACACCTCCGTTCGTCCTCCACGACCGCTTGTTCTACGTTAACGCCATCGAGTGGGCTGCCAGCTGCATGGAAATGAGCGCCGTCTCCGCCCGCAACGTGGCACTGCTCGCCTACAATCGCTGGCACGGCCAGACCCACAAAATTGACCAGGAGGATCTGCACACCCGCCTCCGTGGAGAGCTGTAG
- the pcyox1 gene encoding prenylcysteine oxidase 1 produces MSLSNLSVKALLVLGICQVGRRSLTSASEPPKKIAVIGAGIGGSSAAYFLRQEFGPSVKIDVYEAGTVGGRLATENVKGHDYETGGSVIHPLNLHMKHFVDRLGLSVRTNVPSKMAIFNGKELTFEESDWFIVNFLRMLWRYGLNSIRMHMWVEGILDKFMRIYQYQQFGYSFSSVEQLLHAMGGDGFLTLLNQTLEEAMLADGFSQVFINDIVTAITRVNYGQSVRLSAFVGAVSLAGADSGLWAVDGGNKRVCSGLLYNSKAELIQARVTAVSTKTRPSKSGTVANFYEVNYIGDSGPAHSLYDIVVVATPLHQGLSDINFSGFSPPIPSHFPGLYHQTVATLVLGRLNVSYLGTNVKPADIVVSEILTTDNEALAINSLSLLDPISIPLDYNRPPAGESKVWKIFSPKPLSEEQLGAIFESRERVWVKPWLAYPSYTPPQRRMPPFILHDRLFYLNAIEWAASCMEMSALAARNVALLAHHRWHGQTAKINQEDLHTRLRGEL; encoded by the exons ATGTCTCTGAGTAATCTGTCAGTCAAAGCCCTTCTGGTCCTCGGGATCTGTCAGGTCGGACGTAGGAGCCTGACCTCTGCCTCCGAGCCGCCTAAGAAAATCG CCGTCATCGGAGCTGGAATCGGAGGATCATCAGCCGCGTATTTCCTCAGGCAGGAGTTCGGGCCGTCCGTCAAGATTGATGTATATGAGGCAGGAACTGTCGGAGGACGTCTGGCTACTGAGAACGTTAAGGGTCATGATTATGAAACTGGAGGATCCGTAATACACCCCCTTAATTTGCATATGAAGCACTTTGTGGACAGACTAG GTTTGTCCGTGCGTACTAATGTCCCCTCCAAAATGGCCATCTTCAACGGGAAGGAGCTGACCTTTGAGGAGAGCGACTGGTTCATCGTCAACTTCCTGCGCATGTTGTGGCGCTACGGCCTTAACTCCATCCGCATGCACATGTGGGTGGAGGGAATTCTGGACAAGTTCATGAG GATTTATCAGTACCAGCAGTTTGGGTACTCCTTCTCAAGCGTGGAGCAGCTGCTGCATGCCATGGGTGGAGACGGCTTCCTCACACTGCTCAATCAGACACTGGAGGAGGCTATGCTGGCCGATGGCTTCTCCCAGGTCTTCATCAACGACATCGTGACCGCAATCACACGTGTTAACTACGGCCAGAGTGTTCGTCTGAGCGCTTTCGTGG GTGCCGTATCCCTGGCTGGGGCTGACTcgggcctgtgggcggtggaCGGAGGTAATAAGCGGGTTTGCTCAGGGCTTCTGTACAACAGCAAAGCTGAACTCATCCAGGCCCGAGTGACTGCAGTTTCTACAAAGACAAGGCCGTCCAAAAGTG GCACTGTAGCGAACTTTTACGAAGTGAACTACATTGGTGACTCTGGCCCCGCCCACTCTCTGTATGACATTGTGGTTGTAGCCACACCCCTTCACCAGGGCCTCTCGGACATCAACTTCTCTGGATTCTCTCCTCCGATCCCATCTCACTTCCCTGGCCTCTACCACCAGACGGTAGCCACGCTCGTCCTGGGCCGGCTCAACGTGTCCTACCTGGGGACCAATGTCAAACCGGCCGACATTGTCGTGTCGGAAATTCTGACCACTGATAATGAGGCGCTGGCTATCAACAGCCTGAGTTTGCTGGACCCGATCAGTATTCCCCTGGACTACAACCGGCCACCGGCCGGCGAAAGTAAAGTGTGGAAGATATTTTCTCCAAAGCCGCTGTCCGAGGAGCAGCTGGGGGCTATTTTTGAGTCACGGGAGAGAGTTTGGGTGAAGCCCTGGCTGGCTTACCCTTCCTACACCCCGCCGCAGCGCCGCATGCCTCCGTTCATCCTCCACGACCGCCTTTTCTACCTCAACGCCATCGAGTGGGCTGCCAGCTGCATGGAAATGAGCGCCCTCGCTGCTCGCAACGTGGCACTGCTCGCCCACCATCGCTGGCACGGCCAGACGGCCAAAATCAACCAGGAAGACCTGCACACCCGCCTCCGCGGAGAGCTGTAG
- the fam136a gene encoding protein FAM136A: MAEAQQGRVQKAVEEMVQGLEREHIRKMQGRMFRCSADCCDRSTDSMSQVHQCIEVCHTPLAKAQGLVTNELEQFQDRLTRCTMHCNDKAKDLFDSGGKEAAVRSLMEKCVGSCVDDHLSLLPSMTRKLKESLQSIPQ, from the exons ATGGCAGAAGCTCAGCAGGGTAGGGTCCAGAAGGCGGTGGAGGAGATGGTGCAGGGTCTGGAGAGGGAGCATATCCGAAAAATGCAG GGACGCATGTTCCGATGCAGTGCAGACTGTTGTGACCGCAGCACTGACTCTATGAGTCAGGTACACCAGTGTATAGAAGTCTGCCACACACCTTTGGCCAAGGCCCAGGGCCTCGTCACCAACGAGCTGGAACAGTTTCAG GATCGCCTGACGCGATGCACAATGCACTGCAACGACAAGGCCAAAGACCTGTTTGACTCCGGGGGGAAGGAGGCAGCCGTGCGCTCGCTGATGGAGAAGTGTGTGGGCAGCTGTGTGGACGACCACCTAAGCCTGCTGCCCAGCATGACCCGCAAGTTGAAGGAAAGCCTGCAGTCTATACCTCAGTGA
- the gmcl1 gene encoding germ cell-less protein-like 1, which produces MGSLGTRFQAAPQSPEPAVEGHCSGIKHSCECKKRKRVPHCECDSEPEEDDSLLDTPRRKKLKSTSKYIYQTLFLNGENSDIRICALGQEWNLHKVYLCQSGYFSSMFSGSWKESNMMVIELEIPDQNIDTEALQVVFGSLYRDDVLIKPSRVVSILAAACMLQLDGLIQQCGETMKENVSVKTVCGYYAAANMYGLDSVMKKCLEWLLNNLMTHQNVDLMKELGVEVIEQLIQSSDLFVMQVEMDVYTALKKWMFLQLNPSWDGPIKQLLVDADTWLCKRRSELGEDEPFLCTEQGLPFTPVFRHVRLQYIINDLASARILERDNIIPPDWLSSIYKQQWFTMLRTEHDNDNGPQEANKDEFERNSMRCGRKLNKDGDYCWRWTGFNYGFDLLVTYTNRFIVFKRNTLSQPCGGAVSLQPRRHLAFRLRLASFDNSGKLICSRSTGYQLLTLEKDQEYVVMNLDSRLLSFPLYVCCNFLYTSPSAERRPDAGEPESSARSVS; this is translated from the exons ATGGGGTCTCTCGGAACCCGTTTCCAGGCTGCTCCCCAGAGCCCAGAGCCGGCTGTGGAGGGACATTGTTCGGGAATCAAACACAGCTGCGAGTgcaaaaagaggaaaagagtgcCACACTGTGAGTGTGATAGTGAGCCAGAGGAAGACGACAGCCTTCTGGACACACCTCGCAG GAAGAAGCTCAAAAGCACCTCTAAGTATATCTACCAGACTCTGTTTCTGAATGGAGAAAACAGCGACATCCGCATCTGTGCGCTGGGCCAGGAGTGGAACCTGCACAAAGTTTACCTGTGCCAG TCGGGATATTTCTCCAGCATGTTTAGTGGCTCCTGGAAGGAATCTAATATGATGGTCATCGAACTGGAAATCCCTGACCAGAATATTGACACAGAAG ccCTGCAGGTGGTATTTGGCTCCCTCTACAGAGACGACGTCCTGATCAAACCCAGCAGAGTTGTCAGTATCCTGGCTGCTGCCTGCATGCTTCAGCTG GACGGACTGATCCAGCAGTGTGGAGAGACCATGAAGGAAAACGTCAGTGTTAAAACCGTGTGTGGCTACTATGCTGCTGCTAACATGTACGGCCTGGACTCCGTCATGaagaa GTGTCTGGAGTGGCTCCTTAATAACCTGATGACCCATCAGAACGTGGACCTGATGAAGGAACTagg AGTTGAAGTCATCGAACAGCTGATTCAGTCGTCCGACCTGTTTGTTATGCAAGTGGAGATGGACGTCTACACTGCGCTGAAGAAG TGGATGTTTCTGCAGCTCAATCCATCCTGGGACGGCCCCATCAAGCAGCTTCTGGTAGATGCGGACACGTGGCTCTGTAAAAGAAGAAGTG AGCTGGGAGAAGATGAGCCGTTTCTGTGCACAGAGCAGGGGCTGCCCTTCACCCCCGTCTTCAGGCACGTTCGTCTGCAGTACATCATCAACGACCTGGCCTCTGCCCGCATCCTCGAACGGGACAACATCATTCCTCCGG ACTGGTTGTCTAGTATATACAAGCAGCAGTGGTTTACCATGCTGAGGACTGAACACGACAATGACAACGG ACCGCAAGAGGCCAATAAGGATGAGTTTGAGCGGAACAGCATGCGCTGCGGCCGAAAGCTGAACAAAGATGGAGAC TACTGCTGGAGATGGACCGGCTTCAATTACGGTTTCGATCTGCTGGTCACCTACACCAACCGCTTCATCGTCTTCAAGAGGAATACCCTCAGCCAGCCATGTGGGGGCGCTGTCAGCTTACAGCCTCGACGACACCTTGCATTCAG GTTACGGCTGGCTTCGTTTGACAACAGTGGAAAGCTGATTTGTAGCCGGTCTACAGGCTACCAGCTTCTGACTCTGGAGAAGGACCAG GAGTATGTGGTGATGAACCTGGACAGCCGCCTCTTGTCCTTCCCGCTGTACGTGTGCTGTAACTTCCTGTACACCTCGCCCTCCGCCGAGCGGCGGCCCGACGCCGGAGAACCGGAAAGCAGCGCCCGCAGCGTGTCGTGA